Part of the Cystobacter ferrugineus genome, CTCGGGCAGCGAGGCGAAGTCACGAATGACCCAATGGGCGCCCGCCTCACGCAGCGTCTGTTCAGGAATGAGGGTGGTCACACCCACGGCGAACATGCCGGCCGCGCGCGCCGCGAGGATGCCATTGACGGCGTCCTCGAAGACGACACACCTGGAGGGCTCCACGCCGAGCGCCCGGGCGGTGGCGAGGAAGATGTCCGGCGCGGGCTTGCCCCGCGTCACGTCCTCGGCACCGACGACGCGCGAGAAGAAGGGGCGCAGCGCGAGCCCATCGAGCACGAAGTCACGGTTGGCCGCGGGTGCGGCCGTGGCCACCGCGAGCCCCCGCCCCGCTTGACGCAAGCGGGTGAGCAGCTCCGGGGCGCCGCGCAGGGCCACCCGGTGCGGCCCGTACAGCTCGCGGTAGTGCGCTTCCTTCTGATCGGCCAGGCGTGCCACCTCGTCGGCGGCCATGGGGCGGCCCAGCAGCGCGGGGAGGATCTCCTCGTTGCGCTTGCCGGCGAACTCCCGCTCGAAGCGCTCCTCGGGCGCCCCGGCCGCATCGAGGCCGAGCGAGCGCGCCAGGGCCACCCAGGCCTGGACGTGGAAGCGCATGTTGTCGACGAGGGTGCCGTCCATGTCGAAGAGGACGGCGGAGGGGGGAGGCAGGGACGGGGACAGGGACATGCCCCAGCCCTATCACGTCTGCCAGGAGACCTCGTATTCACTCTCGAGCGTGGAGAGCTGGTGGCCGCGCACCTGGGCATCGCGCGCGCTCGCCTTGTCCAGCACCCCCATCAACACGCCCTCGAGGAAGGGATAGGGCATGAACTCCCGGCGCATGATGAGCCGGCCACGCGTGGGGCCCGTCCACACGATGGAGCGGCTGCCAAAGCTCACCGAGGCCCGGTACGTCGCCGGCAGGTTGTCCACCAGCTTCTTCACGTCCCCATTGGCCAGGAGCTGCAGCGCCATGCCCGCCGCCGAGCACAGGAAGCCATCCGCGGCACGGTAGCCCAGGGCCCGCAGCGCCTCGTCGATGCCTCCACAGCGCTGCTCCAGCATGCGCGCCGCGATGAACATCATCCGCAGGCTGGCGCTCACCGGATAGGCGAAGAAGTCGACGAGCTTGTCCTCGCCACTGGCCCGCTGGCAGTCGCGCACCGCCTCCTCGTCGCCCAGACAGCGGACCGCCTCCAGCGTGGTGCGCAAGAACATGCCCCGCGCCGTATCCGAGGGCGACGCCATGGCCAGACGCCGCGCCAGATCTTCATCCGAGCCAGGCGGGACCACGTCCCATGGGTCCTGTTCAACGTGTCTGTGCATGCCCCCCAACTTCACACCGCCCACCCCCGTGGCGTCCACACCCCCCGCGCATCTTTCCCTCCATCCGCGCCGACATGTCTAATCATTGACCAGCTCAACCCGGCTGGATAAATCCATTCAGCCTGCAAACCAGAACTGAAGAGAGGGATTAACCGGGAAAAGAGGGCGAGGAAGTGCCGGTGGAGGAGAGGTCGGATTGGCCGAGGAACTCGTCCAGGGCCCCCACGTCGATGGGTTTGCGGAACACGGCGTCCACGAGGGCGAGGTTGGCGCGATTCTGCCCGCGCACGTCCATGCCGGTGACGATGGCGAGCAGGGCATGGGGAGAGCGCTGGCGCAGCTCGCGCGCCACCTCCCACCCGGACAGGTCCGGCATCACCGCGTCCAGGAGCGCCGCGTCGTAGAGCCGCTCGTCCCACATCTTGAGCGCCACCTCGCCGCCCGGAGCCACCTTCACGTCGTAGCCCTCCTCGCTGAGCAGCTCCGCCATCATCCGCGCGTTGTCCGGATCGTCGTCCACCACCAGTACCCGGCGTGTGCGCTGGAAGCGCCGGGGGCCCACCATGCCCCAGCTCTCCCCCGCGAGCCGCTCGTCCTCTTCCCGCTCCTGGGCGGAGCGCACCAGCGGCATGCGCACGACGAAGGCCGCGCCCGGGCGCCCGACGAGGTTCTCCACCGTCAGCTCCCCGCCCCAGCGCCGCACCTGCTCGCGCGCCACCGCGAGCAGCAACGACAACTGGGGAGCGCCCACCTCGCGGCTGAGCGGATCGAACATGCGCGTCATCTCCCCGGCGGAGTAGGACGCCCCCGAGTCCTCCACGCGCAGCACGCCCTGGCCTCCCGGCTCCGCCCGCGTCTGGACCACCACGCGCCCGCCCCCGTCCCCCAGCCGCTCGCGCTCGGCCAGCAACAGGTTCACCACCAGCTCGCGGAAGAAGCCCGGATCGGCCCGCACCGCGCCGGGACTGCCCAGGCGCAGCTCCACCGATACCGGATGCTCGCGCTGCTCCAGCTCCCCGCGCGCCAGCTCCAGCGCCTCGCGCACCGTGGCATCCACCTGCACGTCGTGCAGGTGCTCCTCGGTGCGCTGCACGTTGAACTCCTGCAGCCGGGCCACCAGCTCCCCCACCTGCCCCACCGTCCTGTCCAGCGAGTCCAGGTGCTCGGGGTTGTACTCGCGCCGCAAGAGCGTGATGCGCAGGCGCAGCACGTTGAGCAGGTTGTTGAGCGCGTGCGCCGCGCCACTGGCGAGCTGCCCCAGCGCCTGCGTGCGCGTGCGCTGCAACAGCCGGCCCTGCAACCGGCGCAGCTCGTCATGCGCGCTCAAGAGCGCCTTGTTCTGGTTGGCCGCCTCGGTGCGATCCGTGAAGGTTTGAATGACGCCGGCGAGCTCGTCGCCCTCCTGCCGCAGGGGCGTGGCGCTCAGCTCCAGGGTGGCCTCGTCCCCGCCGGGCCGCTCCACCACCATCAGCACGCCGCGCACCGGCCCGTGCTCGTGCAGCGCCTGCATGAAGGGCATGTCGGCCACCTTGAAGGGCGTGCCGTCCGGGTGGCGCGCGTTCACCTGCGAGAGCACCGTCGCCAGCGACGTGTGCGAGCGCGCGCCCACCACGGCACGCATGGGCATGCCGATGAGGCGGCTGACCGGTGGCGTGGCGAAGGACACCGTCCCATCCGGTTCGGCCAGCAGGATGCCCACCTCCACGTGGTTGAGCACCGACTCCATCACCGCCGCCTCGCGAAAGCGCACCTCCTCCGTCTTGAGCACCCGCGTGAAGGAGGCCTGCGCCGAGGCGTGCGCCTCGCCCACCAGCTCCACCACGAAGGTGGCCACCTCCGGCTCCAGCCGCTGGCGGTTGCGCCGCGCGTACACGTAGAGCAGCACCTCCCCCAGGGCCTTGAACTCGCGCGCCAGGTCCTCCGCGTCGAAGCGCTGGTCGTAGCGCCGCGCCCCGTGCGAGCGCACCACCTCCGGCCAGAGGATGAGGGCATCCTTCCCCCGGTCCCTGAGCAGGCGGACGAGCTCGTCCACCAGCGGGCGCAAGGGGGCGCGCAGATCCCTGCCGGGCACGTCCAGTTCATGGGTCTCGGCCCGGATGCGCTTGGCCCACAGACGCACCACGCGCTCGCCCTCCTCTTCCAGCAGGGAGAGCAGGGCCGTCACTGGGTCCACGGGCGGTGGGATGTTTTGGAGGAAGGGAATGACCATGGTTCCTCCCGTACAGGGTGGGCATGGGGGCTGGGAGCGGCCAGCCGTAAATGCGACGGTCCCCCGCGGAGGGCGAGGATGGTGAATGACGGCAATGATCGCGACAAGAACGAGTTCGAGGTCTCTCCCATCTCGGACTCGGCCATGGCGCAGCTCTTCCGGGGTGAGCTCAGCCGCTCGGACACCTGGCGCTCGCGCCTGGACAACACCACCAACTGGTCGCTCACCACCACCGCGGCCGTCGTCTCCTTCGGCTTCACCACCTCGGCCTCTCCGGTGGTGTTCCTGGTGGGCATCTGGATGGTGCTGATGTTCCTGCTCATCGAGGCGCGGCGCTACCGCTACTACGACCTGTGGATCCGCCGGGTGCGACTGTTGGAAAACGGCTATTGGGTGCCGCTCCTGCGCCGCGAGCCGGTGGACCCGGACGCCCTCCGCGAGCTGGTCAACCTGGTGGAACGGCCGCAAATCCAGCTCTCGCTCTTCTCGGCCATCTCCACGCGGCTCAACCGCGCCTACGGCCCCATCCTGCTCGTGTTGACGCTCACCTGGTTCGTCAAGGTGTACAGCCACCCCGACGCCCCCGAGGATGTCGGCGAGTTCATGGAGCGGGCGAGCGTGGGTCCGGTGTCGGGCGGGGTGGTGACGGTGGTGCTGGGGCTGGTGGTGCTCGTCTTCGCCTACATCTTCGCGTCCTCCTTCTTCACCCGGGCGCCCATGGGCGAGCTGCGCCCGTTGCCGCGAGGTCGACGCGCCGCGCTGTGGGAGTCGTTCTACCGGCCCTACGCCACGCTCGCTCCCCGCCGCCGGAGCCGCCGCCCCGCGTCTCCCCCATTGCATTAGCCCGGCTCCTCCAGGGAGGGCTTTCCTCCTTCCGGCCCCCTGGCTTTTGTGGTTGAAGCAAAAGCCATGGCGACTCCGCGTACGGTCACGGTCATCAATGGCGACGGTATCGGCCCCGAGGTCATGGCGGCCACCCTCCGAGTCCTCCAGGCGCTCGAGGTTCCCCTGGAGTTCGAGCACCGCGACGCGGGAGCCGAGTGCATCGCCAAGTTCGGCACCAACCTGCCCGATACGACGGTGGAGTCGGTGCTGCGCAATGGCGTGGCGCTCAAGGGCCCCACGGGCACGGTGGTGGGCGGCGGCATGGCGTCCGCCAACGTGGGGCTGCGCAAGCGCCTGGACCTGTACGCCGCGCTGCGCCCGGTCAAGAGCGTGCCCGGCGTGAAGACGCGCTACGAGGGCGTGGACCTGGTGGTGGTGCGCGAGAACACGGAGAGCCTCTACGCGGGCCTCGAGCACATCATCGTGCCGGGCGTGGTGGAGTCGCTGAAGATCATCACCGAGAAGGCCTCCACCCGCATCGCGCGCTTCGCCTTCGAGCACGCGCGCAAGAACGGCCGCAAGAAGGTCACCGCGGTGCACAAGGCCAACATCATGAAGCTGTCGGATGGCCTCTTCCTCGACTGCGCGCGCAAGGTGGGCCGCGAGTTCCCGGAAATCCAGTACGAGGAGGTCATCGTCGACAACATGTGCATGCAGCTCGTGAAGGATCCGAGCCGTTATGACGTGCTGGTGATGGAGAACCTCTACGGGGACATCCTCAGCGACCTGTGCGCGGGGCTCGTGGGCGGCCTGGGCCTGGTGCCGGGCGCCAACATCGGCGAGCGCACGGCGATGTTCGAGGCGGTGCACGGCACGGCGCCGGACATCGCGGGCAAGGGCCTGGCCAACCCCACCGCGCTGATGATGTCGGCGGTGATGATGCTCGACTGGTTGGACATGAAGGAGGCCGCGCGCCGCTTCGAGAACGCGCTCGCCCGCGTGCACTCCGAGGCGAAGGTGCGCACCGGAGACCTGGGCGGCACCTCCAGCACGCGCGACTTCACCGACGCCATCATCGCCGCGCTGTAGCGCTCAGCCCACGGTGACGCGGCGCACGCCGCGGGCCTCGAGCAGCGCGGGCAGCCGCTCGCGCTGGTCCCCCTGGAGCACCAGGGTGTCCTCCTCCACCGCCCCGCCACAGCCGAGCGCCCCCTTGAGCGCCTTGAGCCACTTGTCGCGCTCGGCCTCGGGCAGCCCCAACTGCTCCACCACCGTCACCTCCTTGCCGCCGCGGCCCTTGCGCTCCAGACGCACCACGGCGCGCGCGGGCCCCTTCGCCGGCTCGTCCTTCACGGGCGCGGGCGCCGGCCCGGGGGGCAGCGCCTCGCGGTCGAGCGCGAGCGAGGCGAAGGGGTTGTGGAAGGGCGCCGCGGGGGCGGGCGCCTCGGGCTTCTTGTCGCGCTTGCCCATGACACCCGCTCAGTGCTCGTGGTGGGCCTGGAGGGCTCGCGGCGCGGGCAGCATGCCGAAGGCGCTCGCGTCCGGATTGCCGTCCGCCAGCACCAGCGCATAGAGGAACGCCGGGAACGCGGCGGCTTCCCGGCCATTGACGACCACCAGGGGCGTGCCGTGCAGGTCATGCTGCCTGGCGTAGGCGATGTCGTCGCGCAGCTTGCGCTCGGTGTCCTGCCGGGCGATGCACCCATCGAGCTGCATGCGGGACACGCTGCCCGAGGAGAGCACCTGCAGCACCACGTCGCGGCTGGTGAGCGAGCGCTGGACGGCGAAGAGCTTCTCGCGCAGTTCCCAGTAGTCCGGAGCGTCCTCGATGCAGATCTGCGCCTTGGCGGCGACACAGCGGATGCCGGAGCCATCGGTGGCCTGGGGCGGCATGGTGAAGTTGCACTCGCTGTCGAGCGGGAACTGGCGGGCCTCGAGGGACAGCTTGCCCTCGGGCAGGCGCTTCTTCATGACGGCGAGCGCCTCCACCAGGGACTTGCAGTGGGGGCAGCGGCTGTCGGTCCACTCCACCATCTTCACCGGCGCGCTCGTCGTCCCATACAGGCGGCGCGCGGCGGAGAGGGCCGGCAGGGGGATGTCCCGGCGATAGGCCGCGAGCGCATCGGAGACGGCCTGCTGCTCCTGGGCGGACAGGCTCTTGAGGTAGGCCTCCAGGGAGCCCGGCAGCGGGGCCGTCTGGGCGACGGTCGCCGAGGACGAGGAGGAGGAGCGGGGCGTCTGCATGCCGGGCACGAGCAGCGCGACATAGGCGGCCGCGGTGAAACCCACCGTCCACTTCAGGGTCGTGCCCCACTCTCCGGCCTGGGGCAGGAGCGCGCCGGGCAGTCCCTTCCAGGCCACGGCGGCGAAGGCGAGCGTGAGGACGTAGGTGCCCAGACACGTGGGGCACAGCACGCCGGTGCTCGCGCTCACGGCGGCGAACACGGCGCAGGCCGCCACGCCCGCGGCGGCCGTCAGGCGCAACCCGTTGACGGCGGGCCGCACGGGACGTCCCCCCCGCTGCCAGACGAGGTAGAGCGCGGAGAGCGCCACGGCGACGAGGCCCCACACGAGCCCGAGTCCCGCCACGGGCATGCGCAGGTACTCATGCACCGCGCCGGCGAAGGGCGTGTTCCACACCGTCTCGCAGTTGACGTGATCGGAGACGCCACACACGGTGGCGCCCCCCTGGCGCAGGGTGAGCAGCTGGCTCCACTGGAAGAGGGAGAGGGCGCTCTCGGCGAGTCCCAGGGCGAGCAGCACCTGGGCTCCGCGAGCGGGAGGGGGAGGGGGCGGATTGGCCTTCTTGCTCATGCGTGCTCCGGAGGGGGGGTCATCAGGACGAGGAGGCGGGCGTTGCCGGGACCATCATTGGTGACGCCGTGCTCGACGCCCGCGGGTGCGAAGAGGGCGGCGCCGGGGCCATGGGAGGCCTCGTCCGCGCCGATGCGGAAGCGGCACTGCCCTTCCAGGACGAGGTACACCTTGTCCGAGTGGGCGTGCTGGTGGGGCTTCTGGGCCTGGCCGGGCGCGACGCAATACACGTCCAGGAAGAAGCGCTCCGACTTGAAGAGGTTGTGCTTCTGGAGCTTCTCGGCGGAGAAGCCCAGGAAGTCGGACAGGTGTTTCACATCCATCGTGGCATTCACTCCCGGGCCTCTATATAGCGACGCTCATGCAACCGCTGTCTCTGCATTTTCTTCACGAGCAGGCAGGCGCCCGCTTCCAGGACACCAACGGCCGGGAAGTCGTGGCCGACCATGGGGACGCGGAGGCCGAATACCGGGCGGCCCGGGAAAGCGTGGCCCTGCACGATGCCACCTACCGCGAAGCGCTGCGGATAACCGGGGAGGACCGTACAAGCTTCCTGCACGGCATGGTGACCCAGGACGTGAAGGGGCTGGCGGCCGGGGCCTCGGCCTACACCGCCCTCATCACCGTCAAGGGCGCCATGGTGGCCGACGCCCGGATCCTCCGCCGCGAGAGCGACCTGGTGCTCGACCTGGAGCCGGGGCTGGGCGTTAAGGTCCGGGAGTTCCTGGAGAAGTTCCTCATCTCCGAGGACGCGGAGCTGCACGACGCCACGGGCGAGCAAGGGGTGCTGCGGCTGCTCGGCCCCCGGACACCCGAGCTGCTCGGCGCCGTCCTGGGCCAGCCCTTCGCCCCCCTCGCCCCGAACACCACCCGGGCGGCTACCCTGGCCGGCCAGGACGTCCTGCTCCAGGGCGCCACCTGGCCCTCCCCCCAGGGCGTGGACGTGTGGGTGCCGCGCTCCGGTCTGGAAGCGGTCTGGAAGGCGCTGGTGGCGGCCGGCTCGGGCCTCGGGCTGAGGCCCCTGGGCTGGCGCGCCCTGGAGGTGCTGCGGGTGGAGGCCGGGGTGCCGCGCTACGGCCAGGACATGGTCGACACCACCATCCCCCTGGAAGCCAACCTCACGCACGGCATCTCGTACAACAAGGGGTGCTACATCGGGCAGGAGGTCATCGCCCGCGCCACCTTCCGCGGGCACATGAACCGGAAGCTCGCGGGCCTGCGCCTCGGCCCGGCCGAGGCGGCGCCCGGGACCGAGCTGAAGAAGGACGGCAAGAAGGTCGGCTGGCTCACCAGCGTGGTGCGCTCCCCGGGCTCCGGCCAGTACCTGGCGCTGGGCTACGTGCACCGCGACCACCTGGAGCCGGGAACGGTGCTGACCGTGGGCGACGGGCCCGCCGAGGCCACCGTGTCCGCGCTCCCCTTCACCTGACGTCCGCGCCCTGCGCCCCTCGGCCCGGCTCATCCGGGACCCGGCGCATCGCGCACGGCGGCGGCCTGCTCCTCACGCGAGTAGTACGCGTGCCCGGGCACGGACTGGAGGCCCTCCGCGGGCAGCTCCGCTCCCGGCCCGGCCGACAGCATCAACCGGGGCCGGGCCACGCACAGCACCGTCTGCTCGCTGCCCGTGGGGTTGTCATAGCGGTGCGCCACCCCCCGCGGCCAGTGGAAGGCCGTGCCGCGCGCCACTGGCTGGCCCTGCGCCAACAGCCCGGAGCCCAGCACCAGCTCGCTCTCCTCCCCCTCCGGGTGCGCGGGCACGGAGACGACGCCGCCAGGCTTCACGCGCAGCCGGTAGACACCATAGCCGGTGCCCTCGTGCAGCACCTCCACGCGCCCGAACGACGTCTCCCGCTCCGCGTAGACCATCTCCCGCGACGAGCGGTGCACCTGGAGCGAGGGCACCACCGCGCCGCCGAGCGCCTGGGGCTTGGTGATGCGCACGGAGGCGGCCTCCAGCCGCGTGCGGGGCGAGTCCTCGCGGGGAGGCGCGAGGAGATAGTGGCACACCGCCTCCGCCGCGGACTCCAGCAGCTCGAAGCGGCAGGCCTCCAGCAGGAAGCGCAGCTCTCCGGCGAGCCGCCCGTAGTGCACCGTCTCCCCGAGCCTTCCGCTGGCCCCGGCCGAGCGCGTGTCCAGGAAGAGCGCCACGTCGAGCCGCAGCGGCTGGGCCGCCACGCGCTCGCGGTTGTAGATGCCCAC contains:
- a CDS encoding hybrid sensor histidine kinase/response regulator, with amino-acid sequence MVIPFLQNIPPPVDPVTALLSLLEEEGERVVRLWAKRIRAETHELDVPGRDLRAPLRPLVDELVRLLRDRGKDALILWPEVVRSHGARRYDQRFDAEDLAREFKALGEVLLYVYARRNRQRLEPEVATFVVELVGEAHASAQASFTRVLKTEEVRFREAAVMESVLNHVEVGILLAEPDGTVSFATPPVSRLIGMPMRAVVGARSHTSLATVLSQVNARHPDGTPFKVADMPFMQALHEHGPVRGVLMVVERPGGDEATLELSATPLRQEGDELAGVIQTFTDRTEAANQNKALLSAHDELRRLQGRLLQRTRTQALGQLASGAAHALNNLLNVLRLRITLLRREYNPEHLDSLDRTVGQVGELVARLQEFNVQRTEEHLHDVQVDATVREALELARGELEQREHPVSVELRLGSPGAVRADPGFFRELVVNLLLAERERLGDGGGRVVVQTRAEPGGQGVLRVEDSGASYSAGEMTRMFDPLSREVGAPQLSLLLAVAREQVRRWGGELTVENLVGRPGAAFVVRMPLVRSAQEREEDERLAGESWGMVGPRRFQRTRRVLVVDDDPDNARMMAELLSEEGYDVKVAPGGEVALKMWDERLYDAALLDAVMPDLSGWEVARELRQRSPHALLAIVTGMDVRGQNRANLALVDAVFRKPIDVGALDEFLGQSDLSSTGTSSPSFPG
- a CDS encoding dihydroneopterin aldolase, with the translated sequence MSAEPFNPPQVMDERGRPLDVITLRGLTVDCIVGIYNRERVAAQPLRLDVALFLDTRSAGASGRLGETVHYGRLAGELRFLLEACRFELLESAAEAVCHYLLAPPREDSPRTRLEAASVRITKPQALGGAVVPSLQVHRSSREMVYAERETSFGRVEVLHEGTGYGVYRLRVKPGGVVSVPAHPEGEESELVLGSGLLAQGQPVARGTAFHWPRGVAHRYDNPTGSEQTVLCVARPRLMLSAGPGAELPAEGLQSVPGHAYYSREEQAAAVRDAPGPG
- a CDS encoding thioredoxin domain-containing protein gives rise to the protein MSKKANPPPPPPARGAQVLLALGLAESALSLFQWSQLLTLRQGGATVCGVSDHVNCETVWNTPFAGAVHEYLRMPVAGLGLVWGLVAVALSALYLVWQRGGRPVRPAVNGLRLTAAAGVAACAVFAAVSASTGVLCPTCLGTYVLTLAFAAVAWKGLPGALLPQAGEWGTTLKWTVGFTAAAYVALLVPGMQTPRSSSSSSATVAQTAPLPGSLEAYLKSLSAQEQQAVSDALAAYRRDIPLPALSAARRLYGTTSAPVKMVEWTDSRCPHCKSLVEALAVMKKRLPEGKLSLEARQFPLDSECNFTMPPQATDGSGIRCVAAKAQICIEDAPDYWELREKLFAVQRSLTSRDVVLQVLSSGSVSRMQLDGCIARQDTERKLRDDIAYARQHDLHGTPLVVVNGREAAAFPAFLYALVLADGNPDASAFGMLPAPRALQAHHEH
- a CDS encoding translation initiation factor, translated to MGKRDKKPEAPAPAAPFHNPFASLALDREALPPGPAPAPVKDEPAKGPARAVVRLERKGRGGKEVTVVEQLGLPEAERDKWLKALKGALGCGGAVEEDTLVLQGDQRERLPALLEARGVRRVTVG
- a CDS encoding YgfZ/GcvT domain-containing protein; amino-acid sequence: MQPLSLHFLHEQAGARFQDTNGREVVADHGDAEAEYRAARESVALHDATYREALRITGEDRTSFLHGMVTQDVKGLAAGASAYTALITVKGAMVADARILRRESDLVLDLEPGLGVKVREFLEKFLISEDAELHDATGEQGVLRLLGPRTPELLGAVLGQPFAPLAPNTTRAATLAGQDVLLQGATWPSPQGVDVWVPRSGLEAVWKALVAAGSGLGLRPLGWRALEVLRVEAGVPRYGQDMVDTTIPLEANLTHGISYNKGCYIGQEVIARATFRGHMNRKLAGLRLGPAEAAPGTELKKDGKKVGWLTSVVRSPGSGQYLALGYVHRDHLEPGTVLTVGDGPAEATVSALPFT
- a CDS encoding isocitrate dehydrogenase (NAD(+)) yields the protein MATPRTVTVINGDGIGPEVMAATLRVLQALEVPLEFEHRDAGAECIAKFGTNLPDTTVESVLRNGVALKGPTGTVVGGGMASANVGLRKRLDLYAALRPVKSVPGVKTRYEGVDLVVVRENTESLYAGLEHIIVPGVVESLKIITEKASTRIARFAFEHARKNGRKKVTAVHKANIMKLSDGLFLDCARKVGREFPEIQYEEVIVDNMCMQLVKDPSRYDVLVMENLYGDILSDLCAGLVGGLGLVPGANIGERTAMFEAVHGTAPDIAGKGLANPTALMMSAVMMLDWLDMKEAARRFENALARVHSEAKVRTGDLGGTSSTRDFTDAIIAAL
- a CDS encoding cupin domain-containing protein, translating into MDVKHLSDFLGFSAEKLQKHNLFKSERFFLDVYCVAPGQAQKPHQHAHSDKVYLVLEGQCRFRIGADEASHGPGAALFAPAGVEHGVTNDGPGNARLLVLMTPPPEHA
- a CDS encoding HAD family hydrolase, with amino-acid sequence MSLSPSLPPPSAVLFDMDGTLVDNMRFHVQAWVALARSLGLDAAGAPEERFEREFAGKRNEEILPALLGRPMAADEVARLADQKEAHYRELYGPHRVALRGAPELLTRLRQAGRGLAVATAAPAANRDFVLDGLALRPFFSRVVGAEDVTRGKPAPDIFLATARALGVEPSRCVVFEDAVNGILAARAAGMFAVGVTTLIPEQTLREAGAHWVIRDFASLPEELEHWLLNAR
- a CDS encoding DUF2270 domain-containing protein — translated: MVNDGNDRDKNEFEVSPISDSAMAQLFRGELSRSDTWRSRLDNTTNWSLTTTAAVVSFGFTTSASPVVFLVGIWMVLMFLLIEARRYRYYDLWIRRVRLLENGYWVPLLRREPVDPDALRELVNLVERPQIQLSLFSAISTRLNRAYGPILLVLTLTWFVKVYSHPDAPEDVGEFMERASVGPVSGGVVTVVLGLVVLVFAYIFASSFFTRAPMGELRPLPRGRRAALWESFYRPYATLAPRRRSRRPASPPLH
- a CDS encoding TIGR02265 family protein, translated to MHRHVEQDPWDVVPPGSDEDLARRLAMASPSDTARGMFLRTTLEAVRCLGDEEAVRDCQRASGEDKLVDFFAYPVSASLRMMFIAARMLEQRCGGIDEALRALGYRAADGFLCSAAGMALQLLANGDVKKLVDNLPATYRASVSFGSRSIVWTGPTRGRLIMRREFMPYPFLEGVLMGVLDKASARDAQVRGHQLSTLESEYEVSWQT